The Streptomyces sp. NBC_01689 genome includes a window with the following:
- the thrC gene encoding threonine synthase, whose protein sequence is MTHQWRGIIEEYRDRLPVSGDTPVVTLREGGTPLVPAQVLSERTGCEVHLKVEGANPTGSFKDRGMTMAITRAKEEGAKAVICASTGNTSASAAAYAVRAGMVCAVLVPQGKIALGKMGQALVHGAKILQVDGNFDDCLTLARSLSDNYPVALVNSVNPVRIEGQKTAAFEIVDMLGDAPDIHVLPVGNAGNITAYWKGYTEYATDGVAARTPRMWGFQASGSAPIVRGEVVKDPSTIATAIRIGNPASWQFALAARDESGGLIDEVTDREILRAYRLLAAQEGVFVEPASAASVAGLLKAAEQGKVDPGQRIVCTVTGNGLKDPDWAVAGAPQPVTVPVDAVTAAERLGLA, encoded by the coding sequence ATGACCCACCAGTGGCGCGGAATCATCGAGGAGTACCGGGACCGGCTTCCGGTGTCCGGGGACACGCCGGTCGTGACGCTCCGTGAGGGCGGTACGCCGCTCGTGCCCGCGCAGGTGCTCTCCGAGCGCACGGGCTGCGAGGTCCACCTCAAGGTGGAGGGCGCGAACCCGACCGGTTCCTTCAAGGACCGCGGTATGACGATGGCCATCACCCGGGCGAAGGAGGAGGGCGCCAAGGCGGTCATCTGCGCCTCCACCGGCAACACCTCCGCCTCCGCCGCGGCCTACGCGGTGCGGGCCGGGATGGTCTGCGCGGTCCTCGTGCCGCAGGGGAAGATCGCGCTGGGCAAGATGGGGCAGGCCCTCGTCCACGGCGCGAAGATCCTCCAGGTCGACGGGAACTTCGACGACTGCCTCACGCTGGCGCGCTCCCTGTCCGACAACTATCCGGTGGCGCTGGTCAATTCGGTCAACCCGGTGCGCATCGAGGGGCAGAAGACCGCGGCCTTCGAGATCGTGGACATGCTCGGCGACGCGCCCGACATCCATGTCCTGCCGGTGGGCAACGCGGGCAACATCACCGCGTACTGGAAGGGCTACACCGAGTACGCCACCGACGGCGTCGCCGCGCGGACCCCGCGCATGTGGGGCTTCCAGGCCTCCGGTTCCGCGCCCATCGTGCGCGGCGAGGTGGTCAAGGACCCCTCGACCATCGCGACCGCGATCCGTATCGGCAACCCGGCCTCGTGGCAGTTCGCGCTGGCCGCGCGGGACGAGTCGGGCGGCCTCATCGACGAGGTGACGGACCGTGAGATCCTGCGCGCGTACCGGCTGTTGGCCGCGCAGGAGGGCGTCTTCGTCGAGCCGGCGTCCGCCGCGTCGGTCGCCGGTCTGCTGAAGGCCGCCGAGCAGGGCAAGGTCGACCCCGGCCAGCGGATCGTCTGCACGGTGACCGGGAACGGGCTCAAGGACCCCGACTGGGCCGTCGCCGGCGCGCCGCAGCCCGTCACCGTCCCGGTGGACGCGGTCACGGCGGCGGAGCGGCTCGGCCTGGCGTAG
- a CDS encoding homoserine dehydrogenase, with protein sequence MRTRPLKVALLGCGVVGSEVARIMTTHADDLAARIGAPVELSGVAVRRPSKVREGIDPALVTTDATALVKRGDIDVVVEVIGGIEPARSLITTAFEHGASVVSANKALLAQDGAALHAAAEEHGRDLYYEAAVAGAIPLIRPLRESLAGDKINRVMGIVNGTTNFILDKMDSTGAGYQEALDEATALGYAEADPTADVEGFDAAAKAAILAGIAFHTRVRLDDVYREGMNEVTSADFASAKAMGCTIKLLAICERAADGGSVTARVHPAMIPLSHPLASVRGAYNAVFVESDAAGQLMFYGPGAGGAPTASAVLGDLVAVCRNKLGGATGPGDSAYTQLPVSSMGEVVTRYHISLDVADKPGVLAQVATVFAEHGVSIDTVRQQGRQDGGGEASLVVVTHRASDASLNGTVEALRSLDTVRGVASIMRVEGE encoded by the coding sequence ATGCGTACGCGTCCGCTGAAGGTGGCGCTGCTGGGCTGTGGGGTTGTCGGCTCAGAGGTGGCGCGCATCATGACGACGCACGCCGACGACCTCGCCGCGCGCATCGGCGCCCCGGTCGAGCTGTCCGGCGTCGCGGTGCGCCGGCCCTCCAAGGTCCGCGAGGGCATCGACCCCGCCCTGGTCACGACCGACGCCACCGCCCTCGTCAAACGCGGGGACATCGACGTCGTCGTAGAGGTCATCGGGGGGATCGAGCCCGCCCGCTCACTCATCACGACCGCCTTCGAGCACGGCGCCTCCGTCGTGTCCGCCAACAAGGCGCTGCTGGCCCAGGACGGTGCCGCGCTGCACGCCGCCGCCGAGGAGCACGGCAGGGACCTCTACTACGAGGCCGCCGTCGCCGGCGCCATCCCGCTGATCCGCCCGCTGCGCGAGTCCCTCGCCGGCGACAAGATCAACCGCGTGATGGGGATCGTCAACGGGACCACGAACTTCATCCTCGACAAGATGGACTCCACGGGAGCGGGTTACCAGGAGGCTCTCGACGAGGCCACCGCGCTCGGGTACGCGGAGGCCGACCCGACCGCCGACGTCGAGGGCTTCGACGCCGCCGCCAAGGCCGCCATCCTCGCCGGGATCGCCTTCCACACACGGGTCCGCCTCGACGACGTCTACCGCGAGGGCATGAACGAGGTCACCTCCGCGGACTTCGCCTCGGCGAAGGCGATGGGCTGCACCATCAAACTGCTCGCCATCTGCGAGCGGGCCGCGGACGGCGGCTCGGTGACCGCGCGCGTGCACCCGGCGATGATCCCGCTGAGCCACCCGCTCGCCTCCGTGCGCGGCGCGTACAACGCCGTGTTCGTCGAGTCGGACGCGGCCGGGCAGCTCATGTTCTACGGACCGGGGGCGGGCGGCGCCCCGACCGCCTCCGCGGTCCTCGGCGACCTCGTCGCCGTCTGCCGCAACAAGCTCGGCGGCGCGACCGGCCCCGGCGACTCCGCGTACACCCAGCTGCCCGTGAGCTCCATGGGCGAGGTCGTCACGCGCTACCACATCAGCCTCGACGTGGCCGACAAACCGGGTGTTCTCGCCCAGGTGGCCACGGTCTTCGCCGAGCACGGCGTCTCTATCGACACCGTCCGCCAGCAGGGCCGGCAGGACGGAGGCGGCGAGGCCTCCCTCGTCGTGGTCACCCACCGTGCGTCCGACGCGTCCCTGAACGGGACCGTCGAGGCGCTGCGCAGCCTCGACACCGTGCGGGGTGTCGCCAGCATCATGCGGGTTGAAGGAGAGTAA
- the lysA gene encoding diaminopimelate decarboxylase has translation MSRSAHPAGPRHADVLPEGHYSAPPADLNALDPKVWAHTVTRGDDGVVSVGGVEVTTLAEEFGTPAYFLDESDFRSRARAWRTAFGHDADVFYAGKAFLSRAVVRWLYEEGLNLDVCSGGELVTALSAGMPADRIAFHGNNKSAEEITAAVRAGVGRIVLDSFQEIVRVAHIAQSLGTRQRVQIRVTVGVEAHTHEFIATAHEDQKFGIALADGQAAEAVRRALSLDGLDLVGIHSHIGSQIFDMAGFEVAARRVVALLAAVRDEHGVELPEIDLGGGLGIAYTSDDDPREPHEIAKALSEIVTRECEAAKLRTPRISVEPGRAIVGPTAFTLYEVGTIKPLEGLRTYVSVDGGMSDNIRTALYDAEYSVALVSRTSDAEPMLVRVVGKHCESGDIVVKDAFLPSDLAPGDLIAVPATGAYCRSMASNYNHALRPPVVAVHDGEARVIVRRETEEDLLRLDVG, from the coding sequence ATGAGCCGTTCCGCACACCCCGCCGGGCCCCGTCACGCCGATGTCCTGCCCGAGGGCCACTACAGCGCCCCGCCCGCCGACCTCAACGCCCTCGACCCCAAGGTCTGGGCCCACACCGTCACCCGCGGCGACGACGGGGTCGTGAGCGTCGGCGGTGTCGAAGTCACCACGCTCGCCGAGGAGTTCGGCACCCCCGCCTACTTCCTCGACGAGTCGGACTTCCGTTCGCGCGCCCGCGCCTGGCGCACCGCCTTCGGACACGACGCCGACGTCTTCTACGCGGGCAAGGCCTTCCTCTCGCGCGCCGTCGTGCGGTGGCTGTACGAGGAGGGGCTGAACCTCGACGTCTGTTCGGGCGGTGAACTGGTCACCGCGCTCTCCGCGGGCATGCCCGCCGACCGCATCGCCTTCCACGGCAACAACAAGTCCGCCGAGGAGATCACCGCCGCCGTCCGCGCCGGCGTCGGACGGATCGTGCTCGACTCCTTCCAGGAGATCGTGCGGGTCGCGCACATCGCCCAGTCCCTCGGCACGCGGCAGCGCGTGCAGATCCGGGTGACGGTCGGCGTGGAGGCGCACACCCACGAGTTCATCGCCACCGCCCACGAGGACCAGAAGTTCGGGATCGCCCTCGCGGACGGGCAGGCCGCGGAGGCCGTCCGCCGCGCGCTCTCCCTCGACGGCCTCGACCTGGTCGGCATCCACTCGCACATCGGCTCGCAGATCTTCGACATGGCCGGGTTCGAGGTCGCCGCCCGGCGCGTCGTGGCGCTGCTCGCCGCCGTCCGGGACGAGCACGGCGTCGAACTGCCCGAGATCGACCTCGGCGGCGGTCTCGGCATCGCGTACACCAGTGACGACGACCCCCGCGAGCCGCACGAGATCGCCAAGGCCCTCAGCGAGATCGTCACCCGGGAGTGCGAGGCCGCGAAGCTGCGCACGCCCCGGATCTCGGTGGAGCCCGGCCGCGCCATCGTCGGGCCGACCGCGTTCACGCTCTACGAGGTCGGCACGATCAAGCCGCTCGAAGGACTGCGGACGTACGTCTCCGTGGACGGCGGCATGTCCGACAACATCCGCACCGCGCTGTACGACGCCGAGTACAGCGTCGCCCTGGTCTCCCGGACCTCCGACGCCGAACCCATGCTCGTACGGGTGGTCGGCAAGCACTGCGAGAGCGGCGACATCGTGGTGAAGGACGCGTTCCTCCCCTCCGACCTGGCCCCCGGCGACCTGATCGCCGTTCCGGCCACCGGCGCCTACTGCCGGTCCATGGCCAGCAACTACAACCACGCCCTGCGGCCGCCGGTCGTCGCGGTCCACGACGGCGAGGCCCGGGTCATCGTCCGCCGCGAGACGGAGGAGGACCTGCTCCGGCTCGACGTGGGATGA
- the nrtL gene encoding ArgS-related anticodon-binding protein NrtL, with product MTPLELSRTVLSAVRRAVDAGELSVAVPVRAQVAPPGPGGCGDYATNIALQLARPAGRSAAQVAEILRPHLAGADGVADVTITGPGFLNIRLGGGEPAVASLVREIERGSYGHGDALAGQVLPLRIPYDIRAEVVADTLVRIIATQGGQALVQHDGPRPPMDPAPMDPAPMDLALMDPPSTGPRPADPSPADPPPTGPSHTGLPATPTPVTPTPTTPLRPVPAPEDPTPLGADAARWALLRPAGHDRPRIGDAHLLQRESNPLFRVRYAHARTRALTRNAAALGFTGTPGDVPEADDLLGALAEYPRVLRVAATHRAPDRLARHLVTTADALLALQHLVLPLGDEKPSAAHRARLALAEATGTVLAGGLSLLGISAPDYL from the coding sequence GTGACCCCCCTCGAGCTCTCCCGTACCGTGCTGAGCGCGGTGCGCCGTGCCGTGGACGCGGGGGAGCTGAGCGTGGCCGTACCGGTGCGGGCGCAGGTGGCGCCGCCGGGGCCCGGCGGCTGCGGGGACTACGCCACGAACATCGCGCTGCAGCTGGCCCGGCCCGCCGGGCGCTCCGCGGCGCAGGTCGCCGAGATCCTGCGGCCCCATCTCGCCGGCGCCGACGGTGTCGCCGACGTCACGATCACCGGGCCCGGCTTCCTCAATATTCGACTCGGTGGCGGGGAGCCGGCCGTCGCCTCCCTCGTACGGGAGATCGAGCGCGGTTCGTACGGCCATGGCGACGCCCTCGCCGGGCAGGTCCTCCCGCTCCGGATCCCGTACGACATCCGGGCCGAGGTCGTCGCCGACACCCTCGTACGGATCATCGCCACGCAGGGTGGGCAGGCCCTCGTCCAGCACGACGGGCCGCGGCCGCCCATGGACCCCGCGCCCATGGACCCCGCGCCCATGGACCTCGCGCTCATGGACCCCCCGTCCACAGGCCCCCGCCCCGCCGACCCCTCACCCGCCGACCCCCCGCCCACAGGCCCCTCGCACACCGGCCTCCCCGCCACCCCCACCCCCGTCACACCCACCCCCACCACCCCCCTCCGCCCCGTCCCCGCCCCCGAAGATCCCACCCCCCTCGGCGCCGACGCCGCTCGCTGGGCGCTGCTGCGGCCCGCCGGGCACGACCGGCCCCGGATCGGTGACGCGCACCTTCTTCAGCGGGAGAGCAACCCGCTCTTCCGCGTCCGGTACGCGCACGCCCGCACCCGGGCTCTCACCCGCAACGCCGCCGCCCTCGGCTTCACCGGCACCCCTGGTGACGTCCCGGAGGCCGACGACCTGCTCGGCGCCCTCGCCGAGTACCCCCGTGTCCTGCGCGTCGCCGCGACCCATCGCGCTCCCGACCGCCTCGCCCGGCACCTCGTCACCACCGCCGACGCCCTGCTCGCCCTCCAGCACCTGGTGCTGCCGCTCGGCGACGAGAAACCCTCGGCCGCCCACCGCGCCCGGCTCGCGCTCGCCGAAGCCACCGGGACGGTGCTGGCCGGCGGCCTGTCCCTGCTCGGCATCAGCGCCCCTGACTATCTGTGA
- a CDS encoding nuclease-related domain-containing protein — protein MELKVTRWKRYGHDRLYANLPDGRAVGWADVKTGDITVLVAEYRDDVIAILTDHLRNNPEPAQPQKTLGTPQAEAEVPPLLPPLTAADDLSANRPGESLLDKSGPGLIKRVVSQLLRRPAEWDSWRKGLAGERRVGAELNRLERHGWRVLHSIPLADKVDVDHLLIGPGGVFSINTKKHQKRSVWVGDDSVKVDHGKPAPYARKSRAEAKRVARVLEHYCGFPVPVEPVLVFVGVTDLNVVATQLSVRVYREREVAALAPLSGVLTAEQVERVYGVARHRQAWIRA, from the coding sequence GTGGAGCTGAAGGTCACGCGTTGGAAGCGGTACGGACATGATCGCCTGTACGCGAACCTGCCTGATGGCAGGGCGGTCGGCTGGGCAGATGTGAAGACGGGGGACATCACGGTCCTGGTGGCCGAGTATCGCGACGACGTGATCGCCATCCTGACAGACCACTTACGGAACAACCCCGAACCGGCCCAGCCGCAGAAGACACTCGGGACACCCCAGGCTGAGGCTGAGGTTCCCCCGTTGCTGCCGCCCCTGACGGCGGCCGATGACCTGTCGGCCAACCGTCCCGGCGAGTCTCTGCTCGATAAATCCGGGCCGGGCCTGATCAAGCGGGTCGTCTCGCAACTCCTGCGGCGCCCCGCCGAATGGGACTCCTGGCGCAAGGGCCTTGCGGGGGAGCGGCGGGTGGGAGCCGAACTGAACCGATTGGAGCGGCACGGCTGGCGTGTCCTGCATTCCATCCCCTTGGCAGACAAGGTGGATGTGGATCACCTACTGATCGGGCCTGGCGGCGTATTCAGCATTAATACGAAGAAGCATCAAAAAAGGTCGGTATGGGTCGGCGATGACTCAGTCAAGGTCGATCACGGAAAGCCGGCACCCTATGCGCGCAAAAGCCGGGCTGAGGCCAAGCGGGTAGCTCGCGTGCTTGAGCATTATTGCGGCTTCCCCGTACCGGTGGAACCCGTGCTCGTCTTCGTCGGTGTGACCGATTTGAACGTGGTCGCCACGCAGCTCAGCGTACGCGTGTACAGGGAGCGTGAAGTGGCGGCACTGGCGCCGCTTTCCGGGGTGCTGACGGCCGAGCAGGTCGAGCGGGTGTACGGCGTCGCTCGCCATCGGCAGGCTTGGATCCGGGCATGA
- a CDS encoding tyrosine-type recombinase/integrase, translating to MKSLDVKVWAVRKRDTKTPSYGVRWFVAGNVFSDSFRTKALADHYRSKLMRAMRDGEEFDQASGLPDSMEPKKSAVSWYDFALRYLAMKWPHAAPNTRDGINESLTSVTVELLDERAGRPSDQAIRQALRNWAFVLPGPDDRDVPDGVQNVLHWVSKASRPLADLAEPATARAVLDALKLKLDGTAAAAETVRRKRRTLVNAANYAVDLGELRENPITAVRWQKPKVSNQVDPRVVANPEQARNLLAAVSYVGGYRRARGRRLVGLFAAMYFGGLRPAEAIGLVETDLSLPEQGWGVALLHRTRPSVGKQWTDSGETHDDRGLKNRPVEDVRRVPIPPHLVVALREHLATFGTADDGRLFFSEKGSVVPSSTYYRVWQEARLLALPPSVAASPLASRPYDLRHSALSTWLNAGVDPTEVAERAGNSVEVLLTRYAKCLDGRQDVANRRIEDLLREYE from the coding sequence GTGAAGTCTCTTGACGTGAAGGTCTGGGCCGTTCGGAAGCGTGACACGAAGACGCCCTCTTACGGCGTTCGGTGGTTCGTGGCGGGCAATGTCTTCTCCGACTCGTTCCGGACGAAGGCACTCGCCGATCACTACCGCTCGAAGCTGATGCGGGCGATGCGCGACGGCGAGGAGTTCGACCAGGCGTCCGGGCTTCCGGACTCGATGGAACCGAAGAAGTCGGCTGTGTCCTGGTACGACTTCGCCCTCCGGTACCTCGCCATGAAATGGCCACACGCCGCTCCCAATACGCGCGACGGCATCAACGAATCGCTCACCAGTGTGACCGTGGAGCTCCTCGACGAGCGGGCTGGACGGCCGTCCGATCAGGCCATTCGCCAGGCGCTCCGCAACTGGGCCTTCGTCCTGCCGGGGCCTGATGACCGAGACGTTCCGGACGGCGTGCAGAACGTCCTTCACTGGGTGTCGAAGGCGTCGCGACCGCTCGCCGATCTCGCTGAACCTGCCACGGCCCGCGCGGTGCTGGACGCGCTGAAACTCAAGCTCGACGGCACGGCCGCGGCAGCCGAGACCGTGCGGCGTAAGCGGCGGACCCTTGTCAACGCTGCCAACTATGCGGTCGACCTGGGGGAGCTGCGCGAGAACCCGATCACGGCCGTCCGATGGCAGAAGCCGAAGGTTTCCAACCAGGTCGATCCTCGAGTTGTCGCGAACCCCGAGCAGGCTCGGAATCTCCTGGCGGCCGTCTCCTACGTGGGCGGCTATCGGCGGGCCCGTGGTCGGCGCCTGGTGGGTCTCTTCGCTGCGATGTACTTCGGTGGTCTCCGTCCGGCTGAAGCGATCGGCCTCGTCGAGACGGACCTGAGCCTTCCCGAACAGGGCTGGGGAGTGGCGCTGCTTCACCGGACTCGTCCGTCGGTCGGCAAGCAGTGGACCGACTCGGGGGAGACTCACGACGACCGCGGTCTGAAGAACCGGCCGGTTGAGGACGTCAGGCGGGTGCCGATCCCGCCCCATCTCGTGGTCGCGCTTCGCGAGCACCTGGCTACCTTCGGCACTGCGGACGACGGGCGCCTCTTCTTCAGCGAGAAGGGTTCGGTAGTCCCGTCCTCGACCTACTACCGGGTTTGGCAGGAGGCCCGTCTCCTCGCGCTCCCGCCGTCCGTCGCGGCCTCGCCGCTCGCGAGTCGGCCGTACGACCTGCGGCACTCGGCGCTGTCGACGTGGCTCAACGCGGGGGTCGACCCCACAGAGGTGGCCGAGCGCGCCGGCAACAGCGTTGAGGTCCTGCTGACCCGCTACGCGAAGTGTCTCGACGGACGGCAGGACGTCGCCAACCGGCGTATCGAGGATCTGCTCCGCGAATACGAGTGA
- a CDS encoding helix-turn-helix transcriptional regulator produces the protein MNSQHDELMTVRQVLDELGGVSRRTFYRWRELGHGPAAFKLPNGELRVWRSDFSTWLRELEAAA, from the coding sequence ATGAACTCGCAGCACGACGAGCTGATGACCGTGCGGCAGGTGCTGGATGAGCTGGGTGGGGTTTCTCGCCGGACGTTCTATCGCTGGCGTGAGCTGGGGCATGGGCCGGCCGCATTCAAGCTGCCCAACGGGGAGCTCCGGGTGTGGCGAAGTGATTTCTCCACGTGGTTGCGAGAGCTGGAGGCCGCGGCGTGA
- a CDS encoding replication initiator, with the protein MPALLRQLSSLGGCTNPIRLDGHRTEYDVNTRTGEVGKLLHRLDSTELPAGHLLVRCNNRRTTRCAACAEVYRRDTFHLITSGLRGGKGIPERVAAHPRVFATFTAPSFGPVHNRPTGPAGSVRRCRCGVLHDQADAALGTPLDPDTYDYEAAVLWNAHAGPLWRRFSTYLRREVAKRARLSQRAFRQYARVSFAKVAEYQKRGAVHFHAVIRIDGPEGGDIAPPAWATAELLTDAIGAAAAHVRVDGPVIDGRPHTFTFGRQLDVRTIRSADFDGGRELTERAVASYIAKYATKGAETATGALDRPLKFLAELAQLDISEHARRLIRTAWTLGARKELEELRLRAWAHMLGFRGHFSTKSRRYSTTLGALRTARADWRRAQAASAQPEREPETTYILAHWAFAGTGLSAAEAWLSASLEPALGTEGEPT; encoded by the coding sequence ATGCCCGCACTCCTGCGCCAGCTCTCCAGCCTCGGCGGTTGCACGAACCCCATCCGCCTCGACGGCCACCGCACCGAATACGACGTGAACACCCGTACGGGAGAGGTCGGCAAACTCCTCCACCGCCTCGACTCCACTGAGCTCCCGGCGGGTCACCTCCTGGTCCGCTGCAACAACCGCCGCACGACGCGCTGTGCTGCCTGCGCCGAGGTCTACCGCCGCGACACCTTCCACCTGATCACCTCAGGACTGCGTGGAGGCAAGGGCATCCCGGAGCGCGTCGCCGCGCACCCCCGTGTCTTCGCCACCTTCACCGCACCGAGCTTCGGCCCGGTCCATAACCGCCCCACCGGCCCGGCCGGTTCGGTCCGCCGCTGTCGCTGCGGCGTCCTCCACGACCAGGCCGATGCCGCACTCGGTACCCCGCTCGATCCGGACACCTACGACTACGAAGCCGCTGTGCTCTGGAACGCGCACGCCGGTCCGCTCTGGCGGCGCTTTTCCACCTACCTCCGCCGGGAGGTCGCCAAGCGGGCCAGACTGTCACAGCGCGCGTTCCGGCAGTACGCCCGGGTGTCCTTTGCCAAGGTCGCCGAGTACCAGAAGCGCGGCGCCGTCCACTTTCACGCCGTCATCCGCATTGATGGCCCCGAGGGCGGCGACATTGCGCCGCCGGCTTGGGCCACCGCCGAACTGCTCACCGACGCCATCGGTGCCGCCGCTGCTCACGTGCGCGTGGACGGCCCGGTCATCGACGGGCGCCCGCACACCTTCACCTTCGGTCGTCAGCTCGACGTACGCACCATCCGATCCGCGGACTTCGACGGCGGCCGGGAGCTGACCGAGCGGGCTGTCGCCTCCTACATCGCCAAGTACGCGACCAAGGGCGCCGAGACTGCGACGGGAGCTCTCGACCGCCCGCTGAAGTTCCTCGCCGAGCTGGCCCAGCTCGACATCAGCGAGCATGCCCGCCGGCTGATCCGAACGGCCTGGACGCTCGGAGCCCGCAAGGAGTTAGAAGAGCTCCGGCTGCGGGCCTGGGCTCACATGCTCGGCTTCCGCGGCCACTTCTCCACCAAGTCCCGCCGATACTCCACCACCCTCGGCGCCCTCCGCACGGCCCGCGCGGACTGGCGCCGTGCTCAAGCGGCGTCCGCACAGCCCGAGCGCGAGCCCGAGACGACGTACATCCTCGCGCACTGGGCCTTCGCCGGAACCGGTCTCTCGGCCGCCGAAGCCTGGCTGTCCGCGTCGCTCGAACCCGCCCTCGGTACGGAAGGAGAACCGACATGA
- a CDS encoding SpdD protein, translating to MFLPKYPDNPTPPPAHTHTPADPVPVRPAAPQISISTGAVAAVLAGGVVLTALLAAVAVTAISVAIAAVVLRSMLRDQHRR from the coding sequence GTGTTCCTGCCCAAGTACCCCGACAACCCGACCCCGCCGCCCGCTCACACCCACACTCCGGCCGACCCGGTACCCGTACGTCCTGCGGCACCGCAGATCTCCATCAGCACGGGAGCGGTCGCGGCCGTCCTCGCCGGCGGAGTCGTACTGACCGCGCTCCTGGCCGCCGTCGCCGTCACAGCCATCTCCGTGGCCATCGCCGCCGTGGTCCTGCGCTCGATGCTCCGCGACCAGCACCGCCGCTGA
- a CDS encoding mobile element transfer protein, whose protein sequence is MTANRRFRSVTRIGPVQVGTSYDGRGREKHTAACTAPRCGFSADYDSRAAAELAARTHRCPVR, encoded by the coding sequence GTGACCGCCAACCGCCGCTTCCGCTCCGTCACCCGCATCGGCCCCGTTCAGGTCGGCACGTCCTACGACGGCCGGGGCCGTGAGAAGCACACCGCCGCCTGCACAGCGCCGCGCTGCGGATTCTCCGCGGACTACGACAGCCGCGCCGCCGCCGAACTCGCCGCCCGCACCCACCGCTGCCCTGTCCGCTGA
- a CDS encoding DUF2637 domain-containing protein: MRAQLARVDAVLVQAVIAAALSFAHLHDVASAAGQDGWKAWAYPISVDLLLVAAWRRLRAGDAKAAGWCWFVIALVASLGANVATAGLLDLDQVPAWLRILVAGWPAVAFLGGTLLAHSAPSPHEDTETIEAQVDASELVPALPAQPVPEPTPAPPVVSVPAALVEHARKVAAEHRTRTGEAIDTPTLRARLGVPAPMADAIAAQL; this comes from the coding sequence ATGCGCGCCCAACTGGCCCGTGTCGACGCGGTGCTCGTCCAAGCGGTCATCGCTGCCGCGCTGTCCTTCGCCCACCTGCACGACGTCGCCTCGGCGGCTGGTCAGGACGGGTGGAAGGCATGGGCGTATCCCATCTCGGTCGACCTACTGCTCGTCGCCGCATGGCGCCGACTGCGGGCCGGTGACGCGAAGGCGGCCGGGTGGTGCTGGTTCGTCATCGCGCTGGTCGCCTCCCTCGGCGCGAACGTCGCCACTGCCGGGCTCCTCGACCTGGACCAGGTCCCGGCCTGGCTCCGCATCCTCGTCGCGGGCTGGCCCGCGGTCGCCTTCCTCGGCGGAACGCTCCTCGCCCACTCGGCACCGTCACCGCACGAGGACACCGAGACCATCGAGGCCCAGGTGGACGCGTCCGAACTCGTTCCGGCGCTCCCCGCGCAACCGGTGCCCGAACCGACCCCCGCTCCGCCCGTCGTGTCCGTCCCGGCCGCCTTGGTCGAGCACGCCCGAAAGGTCGCCGCGGAACACCGGACGCGGACCGGAGAGGCCATCGACACCCCGACCCTCCGCGCCCGACTCGGCGTCCCCGCACCCATGGCCGACGCCATCGCCGCTCAGCTCTGA